GAATCGCCACCTTGGCGGCTGGTTCCCCGAGGGGTAGGCTCCCTGCTCGCGAAGGGACGCCAGGTCACCCGGGGGGGGACGCTCGTGACAACGCAAAGACTGAATTTCATGGATTCTGGCTTCAGGGCCAATCCCTATCCCAGCTACGCCGGGCTGCGGCGCGACCAGCCCGTGGTGCAGGTGGATCCGGGCGGCTTCTGGGCCGTGTCCCGCTATGACGACGTGGTCCATGTGCTGCGCCACCCGCAGCGCTTCACGTCCCATGGCTTCCAGGTGGCGTGGCAACCGGCGTGGCTGGGCTACAGCCCCATGGCCCACTCGATGCTGGCGCTGGATGGGGGGGCCCACCAGCGGCTGCGGACCCTGGCCGCCCGGGCCTTCAATGGCACCGCCGTCCGGCGGCTGGAGCCGCGGATCCGCCAGCTGGCGGCCCAGATGGCCGAGGGGCTCGCGGTCCAGGGGGAAGCGGAGGCCATCTCCGCGTTCGCCATGCCCCTGCCCACCACCGTCATCGGCGGGCTGATGGGGCTCGATGCCTCGCTGCACGGCCGCTTCAAGGACTGGGCGGACGCCATGGCCAGCATCACCCCCGAGCCCCTGAGCGAGGCCCATGCCGCGCGGGTGCGGGCCACCGTGGAGGAGATGACGCGCTACCTCACGGAGGTCATCGATGCGCGCCGCCGGGAGCCCGCGGAGGATCTCGTCACGGACCTGGTGCGCGCCGAGGTCCAGGGACAGTCGCTCACGGACCGGGAGATCATCGACTTCCTCGTGCTGATGATGGTGGCGGGGCTGGAGACGGCGGTCCACCTGCTGGGCAACGCGCTGCTGTTTCTCGCGGAGAACCCGGACGAGCTGGCGCGGCTGCGCGCCGAGCCCCTGCTGATTCCCCGGTTCATCGAGGAGCTGCTCCGCTACGAGTCGCCCGTGCAGTGTGTCCTGCGCTTCACCACCGCCGAGACGAAGCTCGCCGGGGTGACGATTCCCCGGGACGCGGTGGTGATGGCGGTGATTGGCGCGGCCAACCGGGACGAGCGCCGGTACTCCGAGCCGGAGCGGTTCG
Above is a genomic segment from Stigmatella erecta containing:
- a CDS encoding cytochrome P450, with the translated sequence MDSGFRANPYPSYAGLRRDQPVVQVDPGGFWAVSRYDDVVHVLRHPQRFTSHGFQVAWQPAWLGYSPMAHSMLALDGGAHQRLRTLAARAFNGTAVRRLEPRIRQLAAQMAEGLAVQGEAEAISAFAMPLPTTVIGGLMGLDASLHGRFKDWADAMASITPEPLSEAHAARVRATVEEMTRYLTEVIDARRREPAEDLVTDLVRAEVQGQSLTDREIIDFLVLMMVAGLETAVHLLGNALLFLAENPDELARLRAEPLLIPRFIEELLRYESPVQCVLRFTTAETKLAGVTIPRDAVVMAVIGAANRDERRYSEPERFDLQREQPSLAFGQGAHHCIGAMLARMEAHRGLEALLARFQGFTRLSSEVPWNLSFAVRGPACLPLRFMPAR